Genomic segment of Aquarana catesbeiana isolate 2022-GZ linkage group LG02, ASM4218655v1, whole genome shotgun sequence:
TAGAGGCCATGCAAGCCAAGGCTGAAATCTAGCCCTTTCCCTTTATTCACATGACTCCACTCTCAGACACAGGCACATGAACAAAGCGTTGTTTACTATGCACTATAAGCTGAGCAGCTTGTCATATAATATGGCTAATAAATGGTGAGTGGGAGGCGTCACATTGCTGAATAGGAAGCACGTGTGGTCATCAATAGTAATATTTACATTGTATCCAGCGTCACAGGaaactcttctctctctctctctctctaccaaaTCCTGCCTGCCCCCAAAAAGAACAACAAATTTCGCTCTTGCTACATTTCATTGAGCTCGAAAGGGCCTTTTTATTATGAAAATAAACGgataaatacaaccaaaaaaatgcttttaacaAGATAAATAGGttacaaatatatataatttaagggaacaaaaacaaatgtaaaataaaaaataaaaagaaatatgaaATCAAGTTACACTTGTTGGTAAAACTgtagacacaaaaaaaattgtggtggAGGAATCTCTAGAGTTGTCATTACAAATCATTCATTATCAGACACAGTATggattggaggggagggagggggacatcATGGTGAGAGATACCACCTAGCCAGCTGATGATCACATAGATCCATCACACATCCACACAtccaggctgatttactaaaggagttgagaattgtcacttaaaaaaaaaaaagtggtgatgtTCTTTTTATTATCCAGTCACGTGATAACTGGCAGAGgcttttcacatgattgaatgAATGATCACATAATTCTAAACTTCATGAATAAAACAGCCTCTTTACTCTCCAGTATAAGCAGATAATACAGGCTAGAACACAAGCCAGTGGTAGGGAGCCAGGCACCTTGGCTTGTATGCCAGCAAAGCCACAGTACAGTACATGAGCAGAAGTAGGGGTCTATTGTGTTGGAAAACCTTGATAGTCAGAAAGCCATAAAGCCTTCCTAGGAGCTCCCTGCCCTTTCCATTACTGCAAAGTAACACTACAAAAGCATTGTGTGACCTTCCTGCAGGAATCAGTGAAAGTAGGATCACCTCTGCTAGGAGCACCACTCCATAGTCACATCACAGGCATGCTGGTGTGATTCGCAAATCTTTTAACACAGCAACAATGTgaagccaacaaaaaaaaaaaaaaaaagagctatctGAATGTAGCTTCTAAGTCATTCAAATAAAGGGACTCCCTGTCTCCATAACCCTCtactctccatgtgtgaaaaatgGGATTGCAGGCCACGTGTGAATAGGGAGCACATCCTAACAGTGTCACTGCTGGGAGATCATGCACTGGAGCTTAGCCCTAAGAAAATaaaacctaaaatccaaaatacatATAGAACcgccagcacacacacacacacaccactaatacactgcactggtgtgattaTTGTAGTCCTGTCCATTGCTGTGTATGGAGATCCCCGTGGATTTTAGAAATTGGGATTATGCTGTCACCCTGAGAGATAAAATAAAGCTGCTCAGAACAATGAGATCGGCCTGTATGCCAATTCCTAGCAATAACAAGAGGCCTGCCAATGAAGGCCACATCTGCTGGATGGAAAGCTGGATTCATGGTGGCAGGAAAAGGCGCATACAATATACATCTATACgcaaataataatatgaatatatattaaaaaaaaccttATGGAAGCCCGTATGGAACAGATTGTCTCAAGACCCTgcgattttttttaaaaggggagaAATAgcacacataaataaaaaaaagataacagtGCAATCGGTGCAGATTCTATACACAGCTGGAATAAGGGTATTGCTAGGCACACATAAACCGACCATTATCAACTGTTTAGATTATTCACTCTCAATACACtttgcaaaataataataaacaaaaaaatataacaaaaatctcTTTAGTGGCAGTATGGAGAAATGAAAAGGTCATTTGGAAATTTTAACGTGGACGTAGACTGctcaataattaaaaataatattctAAATGAAACAAACATGTCCCTATTCGAGATCAGTGTTTAGCTGATCCATAAtaataaaccataaaaaaatataagaTTTCCATCGCAGCCAACATAGACTCCACACATACACATTATTTACTAAAGGGGCATTTGGGGACTAGGCTTAATTTTAGTGATGGGGGGACAATTAAGAGTGGCAGTGAACTAAATATAATACAAAACAACAGACATTACCCCCATTAGTAATAATTCAGACACAATAACAAGGAGCTGCTCTGCTTGTACcaccattgttttcttttttttttcataggcaTCACACACAGATCTGAATCGTTCTACCAAATTTATTTTCTCAATCAGCTCTTACTGAAACCACTACTAAAATTAAATTACAATCAAATGATCACATCAAAAGAGACCATTGTAACCTGTCCATATTTCCTTTTCAATTGTTATTTGTGCTcgtctgaaaaacaaaacaaaacaaacaaaaaaaacataataaaccaaaataataaaataaaaaaacaacacgtAATACaagattttggggaaaaaaataaattactgTTCTGCATCAAGTTCATAGGTATTCTGAATAAAATATTAAAAGAAGTCATTTGATGAAAATATAAAGCAATTTTTTAGATCAgttattgatctaatattttttttttaccgctgtctttaagtctgtttttttttatttatttttttaaacctaccAAAAAACACCGCTTGCAAAATGCAGTATATGATCTGATCATAGTTGGCAACGGACTTTAGAAGAGATGTAGTCACGATAAGTGCAGATACAGAAGTCCAAATGAATGTTTTAAATAGAATAATtaaatccgttttttttttagagatttttggggttgagtaaaaaaaaaaatctcaagggtCATGGGTGAGGGATCAAGATAAAAAGAGCCACGAGAAAAataggatttgtttttttttttttttttttgacatcttAAAATGATTTCTGTACACTTGTGGCTGGTAGGATAGTTCAGAGAGCAGAACGTCTATCCTCGGTGTGTACCCTGCTTTATTTGCACAGGATAAATGTATTCCAATGTATTTCAAGTCACTTCTTAGTGCTGTGTGCATATTTCATTGCTTGGCTTGCTGAGATGAGGGCACATTCTGTTCctgaatatttgatttttttttgtgttgttcagGGAAAAGGCTATGACTAGTAGCCATGAAGGGCTGGCAAGTTCCTACAACCACGGGTAAAAAATACtgcaacctttttttattttattttataaaagccGCAGAAGACAGCTGATTATCTTGTGCCCTATGGGATGTGGGCACCCTTGCTGGGCAGACAATTGAAGTCAAGTGGCATGtctttttctttaaaatttggGTAAGGCAAATAAAAAACGATTTTTAAAAAATAGAGTATATATTAAAAGGAGCGCTCTGCAGTTTTTGGTGCAATGGCATGTCCACCCATGTGCCAGGAGATGGGGGTGGTGAAtggcatggtggtggtggtggggatgggggaTCTGTCAGTAAAAAAGAGCATTGTGGGTGAGTGGGGCTGTATGTGACCATCTTCCCCCCCGTGGGTGCCCATTCCAGTCATTGCACACTAGTTTGCATCCCGTGGTGAGGGGGCGGCGTGTCGGCCCCCACATTGCCCACCTGGGAGTAGACATCATCTGGCGTCTGTTGCTGGATCCCCGGTGGGGTCATCCGCTTCTCCTTCTGCCTCCGGTTACAGAACCACACTCGGACCACCTCCTTCTCCAGCTGCAGGCTGTCGGCCAGGTTGGTGATCTCCTGAGCTGATGGTTTGGGGCACTTGAGGAAGTGGCTCTCCAGGGCCCCTTTGACGCTCACCTCGATGGAGgtccttttcttcctcttcctgccctgGGCGGCGATCTTATCGATGCTGGTCGGGCTGCCTGTGGACGAATCGGCCTCCTCCAGCCACTTGTTGAGCAGGGGTTTGAGCTTGCACATGTTCTTGAAGCTGAGCTGAAGAGCTTCGAACCTACAGATGGTGGTCTGGGAGAAGACGTTGCCGTAGAGGGTGCCCAGGGCCAGGCCCACGTCCGCCTGGGTGAAGCCCAGTTTGATCCTTCTCTGTTTGAACTGCTTGGCGAACTGTTCTAGGTCATCCGAGGTCGGGGTGTCCTCATCGGAGTGCGGCTCGTGGCTGTTCACCCCGTggtgctgctgctgttgctgctgtTGGTGGTGCTGATGttgctgttgctgctgctgctggtggtggtgatgatggtggtggtggtcggCCAGCTCGGGGGTGTCACCCCTAACCAGGCCCGGGTGGACTAAGCTCTGGCTCCCGGGGGGTGGGCTCAGCATACCGTTCACAGTGAAAGCCCCGGATTGGGAGTAGAGAAgcgcctgctgctgctgctgttgctgttgCTGCTGAGCCCCGGCGGCCATGGACTGGATGTGAGAGGCGGCCGCGGCTCCCCAGCCACCCTGATGTCCTTGGTGGGGTCCTAGGTGAGGCGGTCGGTGATGTAAAGCAGCCCCCGGATGCAGTTCGTCCCTCCCAGCTCCCCCCTTCAcgtcctgctgctgctgctgctgagggTGCCCAGGGCTGCCGGTCATCCCCACCGGGCTGCTGGACCAAGGTGAGCCGGCCTCGGCCGCCGCCGCCGCTGCAGCCGCTGCAGCCGCCGCCGCGTGAGGAAGCGCCGTGACCCACTGGTGTGCGTGGCTCAGCATGTGTCCTCCGTTACTGGCCGCCATGGCCCCCTGCATGAAGTCACTCTGCACCATCTTCACCGTGGGGTCCCCCCGGTAACCACCCGACACCGAAGTCACCGCCgcgctgccaggctgcatgccccctCCGCCCCCCGAGTCCGAGTGGACGATGGAGCCCGGGGATAGGATGCTGTTGCTGGGGAGGTAGGGGTTGGAAGCAGCCGTGGTGGCCATGGCTCCCCCCCTGCCCGCTGCTATCCACAGGTTTGGGGCTTCCTCTTCTCCTCCCCCGCAGCCCGAGAACGAGTCCCCCTTGAGATGCACTTTTGTCCTTGGAAGAGCTGCCCAGGACCAGGGGCAAACACACACACCCTCCTCACCGCTTACCCCTACCGAGCTCCTGGGCATTCAACTTGTCCGATAGATCCCAAACTTCCCCACACCAGGAGGGAGAAGAGGCATCACACAAAGTTActgctctcccctgcagcagcgGGATGGATGCCGGGCTGGGCGCTGCCTGTACATGGCGCTCTGCCTCCTATGTCCTGTGCTGGGGACGATCCTTCTGATCCCTCCTGTCCGCAATGACAACTCCGCGGGAAGTTGGCTTAGCTTGGCTGGTGGTGGAGCGGAGGCGCTGCtcgtcctccccctctctctcctctcctctcctctctcctctcctctctcaggCTCTGACAGCTCTGTGTGTCCCTCCCTCACTGAGCGGGGACTGGAGAATGTTTACCCTGCACGGAGCGCGCACACCACCACACTATCCCAAATACGAGCGAGCCCACAGCACGGCCCCCGCTCATTGGCTCCACGCTGGGTGATTGACACCGAGGCATTGACTGGCTCAAGAGGcgcaccccccaccccaacatctCCTTCCGCCTCTTCCTATTGGTTGCTTTCTCATTTAAGAAAAGTGGCGTAGGAGCTGCCAAGCTGGACCCCCTTAAAACGCACATTGCTGTCTACACCAGTGTGTCTCCCTTCAACTTACCTCCCGGGACCTACCAAAGGCTGTCCTAGGAAATAGGTGATGTCACTCGATCAAATCTTCTCGGCCGATCCTTTCTCCCGGCACACTACACTTAGGGGATCCATACATTACATGCATCGAC
This window contains:
- the POU3F3 gene encoding POU domain, class 3, transcription factor 3, which encodes MPRSSVGVSGEEGVCVCPWSWAALPRTKVHLKGDSFSGCGGGEEEAPNLWIAAGRGGAMATTAASNPYLPSNSILSPGSIVHSDSGGGGGMQPGSAAVTSVSGGYRGDPTVKMVQSDFMQGAMAASNGGHMLSHAHQWVTALPHAAAAAAAAAAAAAEAGSPWSSSPVGMTGSPGHPQQQQQQDVKGGAGRDELHPGAALHHRPPHLGPHQGHQGGWGAAAASHIQSMAAGAQQQQQQQQQQALLYSQSGAFTVNGMLSPPPGSQSLVHPGLVRGDTPELADHHHHHHHHQQQQQQQHQHHQQQQQQQHHGVNSHEPHSDEDTPTSDDLEQFAKQFKQRRIKLGFTQADVGLALGTLYGNVFSQTTICRFEALQLSFKNMCKLKPLLNKWLEEADSSTGSPTSIDKIAAQGRKRKKRTSIEVSVKGALESHFLKCPKPSAQEITNLADSLQLEKEVVRVWFCNRRQKEKRMTPPGIQQQTPDDVYSQVGNVGADTPPPHHGMQTSVQ